A single genomic interval of Prunus dulcis chromosome 5, ALMONDv2, whole genome shotgun sequence harbors:
- the LOC117628116 gene encoding AT-hook motif nuclear-localized protein 24, translating into MDTHSLPPPFHTRDFHLQHHPQFHHHQQQNSEDEQTGSSGLNNKGQKRERDIDNDSGGNGGDLGKELNVTISGGDGSEMTRRPRGRPAGSKNKPKPPIIITRDSANALRTHVMEVADGCDIVESVATFARRRQRGVCIMSGTGTVTNVTIRQPASPGSIVTLHGRFEILSLAGSFLPPPAPPAATGLTIYLAGGGGQVVGGSVVGTLIASGPVVIMAASFSNAAYERLPLEEDEGQLPMQGGGGGSLGSPSGVGHQQQQQHQQQQQQQQLLAEAANTNAPLFHGLPPNLLNSMQLPAEAAYWATGRPPY; encoded by the coding sequence ATGGACACccattctctccctcctcCTTTCCATACAAGAGATTTCCACCTGCAGCATCATCCCCAgttccaccaccaccagcagCAGAATTCGGAAGACGAGCAAACCGGCAGCAGCGGCCTCAACAACAAGGGCCAGAAAAGAGAGCGAGATATTGACAATGACAGCGGCGGCAATGGCGGCGATTTAGGCAAAGAACTCAATGTCACCATCTCCGGCGGTGATGGATCAGAAATGACCCGAAGACCCCGCGGAAGACCCGCCGGATCCAAGAACAAGCCCAAGCCCCCCATCATCATCACCCGCGACAGCGCCAACGCGCTCCGCACCCACGTCATGGAGGTTGCCGACGGCTGCGACATAGTGGAGAGTGTTGCCACCTTTGCTCGCAGGCGCCAGAGAGGTGTCTGCATTATGAGCGGGACGGGCACCGTCACGAATGTGACAATCAGACAGCCCGCCTCTCCCGGGTCCATCGTGACTTTACATGGCCGATTCGAGATCTTGTCACTGGCCGGGTCTTTTCTACCTCCGCCAGCCCCGCCTGCCGCGACGGGGTTGACCATATATCTGGCAGGCGGGGGCGGGCAAGTTGTAGGTGGAAGTGTTGTTGGGACGCTAATTGCGTCCGGGCCTGTTGTGATCATGGCGGCTTCGTTTAGCAACGCGGCATATGAGCGGCTTCCTCTGGAGGAAGACGAGGGTCAGCTGCCAATGCAAGGTGGCGGCGGAGGTAGCCTTGGCTCTCCAAGCGGAGTTGGTCAtcagcaacagcagcaacatcaacagcaacaacaacagcaacaactTTTGGCTGAAGCTGCAAATACAAATGCGCCTCTTTTTCATGGTTTACCTCCCAATCTCCTGAATTCCATGCAATTGCCAGCTGAGGCGGCCTACTGGGCTACCGGCCGCCCACCATACTAA